tgatacaattaTAATTAAATGTGCTAATACTAATGCAatcaacatatctaaaaatcctatctcacactcaCGAACAAAttatattgagattagacatcactttattcatgatcatgtgcagaaaggggatgtgacacttgagtttgtgtgcacaaatgagcagtgggctgatattttcaccaaaccccttcaggaagataggttcatatagaTTAGATGAGAGCTAGATCTAATGCATGGTAGAGATGCCTCCTATATTTTTtatagagtgcacaaacttaggggggaACTTCTTAACATAGAAAACATACGACTCtgaactttaaatctatcattgcttTATACTTTATGAGTTCATATGTGTTTTGCAAATGCATGGTTATCATATCTCTtacatgttgatagttatatttatattttccgtcttgatcatactgaattatttgagttagtagttgtggataaattgttaatttaaaactcaatcaggttaTTTATATgcaagtatttttgggaaaatactctaatttcaaatggcatgctggcaaaatttccaaaaaaaaattccaatcatatcttgtatataaatgattcatactcaatgtctTGCTTACGTGCCTTATATTTATAGTAGCCCTTTTTGCGGTTGCCAAAAAGGGTGAAAaggggcaaaattgggtactttttGAAAAATAGTTGAACTTTAAATCTTTTAACTTCTCATTATGCATATTAACAAGGGGAGTCTTtcaaggttgtacccacttttgcataatgtatttgtcatcatcaaaaaggggaagaatgttgatcttataggtcataccctattttgattataacaaatactcagatatttaatgtctatcaagtttgtgtgtaggttcatactagtatgatcatttgatggcatttgaagacttgaagaataaagacccagaagattcttttgttgtaatttatattatctttattgcgggtatgtaatagtaatataggaaaagtttgtaataatgaatgcatatcatgcatgtaggaactaataaactcaaagaccttaggGTGACCCTAGGTCATTGTATTTACACGTAAgattgtccccaaaatcacatataatatcaggggaatcaattgaattaaacTAGGAGTTAAAGGGCTAAAAGAATAGGGTTTCGAGCGACCGAATCTTGGCGTTCAAAgcacttcggtcaaccgaattgtTCAATGATCAGAAAGTTGACCtgacttcaggctactgaaccaAAAGGACTCTACTATCCTTGTTCAACTGAACATTAAACGTTACTTTTTCCAAtgactcgggcgcccgaaccctacATTCAAATTACCCCCGGGCAATCGAATGTTCAAGTTCGGCAGACTAAACTTaagttcaagcgactgaacctCAGACAGAATGAAAAATCACCTTGGTCAGAAAATCGAACCcccattcaggcacccgaacttcaaaagttCACTTTTTCTGTtatgtctgttcgggtgaccgaaccaatgactcgatcgaccgaaactctcgggttagcTTAAATTTTATTGCGGTTAATTGgagttaaacatggttaattttcttaaatccatttaaaataattttaataattccctatgtatctccaatggttataatttaggtgtcctctatatataggggttcatttactaagattaacaattaatttaacatattgattaagcaaaaaatcctctgaaatttcctaaactttATTTCTTCATACTAACCCTATATACTCATATACTACAATTCTTTTGAGAAATTAAGTCATATGAATGTTTATTCATTATTCTAGAgtgctaaaaaccctcatttGTTTATTGCACATTTGATTTTTAGATTGAGGGTTTAATTAAGCTTTTccctgattttatttaataatcttatagttaagtgagtctttgcattatcatttcAAGACTCATTGAGCTAGTATTTTTGTGTGTacaaaaatcttttcacaagctcatttttgaatatctttttgcgatttgatattaagaaaatatttttaagatatttCAATTACTTTTGGTACAAATTTTTGAAATCCTAAATTGTGATTAAGATTtttatctatacatagtttcaaagattagcttattaaTACACTCTTGTGTTTAAATTAagatagtcattactttgagtgttgattgcacacatacaccgttaagcttattgttcttacattatggACGTgttttgattattactggtgcaaatattcttgattaagaagcataatatttgtgcacaaattgtattgtgattctgTTGTATTTCAAGCGTGccctgagggggcgttaatcaAGACcggaaggattgattgtaaaggttgaagtcagtcTTGTGCTAATTAACTTGATTGTATTTAAGTGTCACTCAACTCGTTAAGTAAGCCTTaatgtaatccttgtacttgtaagtcaaggcggggacgtaagtactattaccgaacctcgataatatatctggtgttatctctttTTATTACTTTAATATATATGCttaattatattatttgtacaatTTAATTTTCGtgaaatatatattgatttattttatctgtATTAGATTGATCTTAAGTTTATTAAATATTGTTGCTAGTTGATTGACTTAaaagattaatttttaaaatatcaattcaccatGCTCTTgggattataataaaattaacaCACTCAAAATGTCGGTTAAATGAgttagggagatgatcttagacttcccTTTATTATGTGATTTTAGTATAACTTCGGCATCAAATGTCAAAAATGGAGCACGCCAACCATTCATGGCCTGGAACGTGTCCCCTCAACAATATTTGAAATTCGGCATCAAATTTCGAATCTACCCTTCACTCCTTGGCATCTCCGCTGGCATCCCTGCTTTCCTGCACATGTATAAATCACCACCCAACaccacaaatttaaatttggagagagagagacgcagagagagagagagagagaagcagtTGGAAAGGATGGACGGCGCAATGGAGTTTTCGCCGGCGCTGGAAGTTTCGGCCGTAAACTACTTGTGCTACGGGTTGACGGTGGTGATTAATAATCTGTGGCCGTGCGTGGCCGTCATAGTGGCCGCGTTGAGCTTCTGGAGAATCAGATTCAGAGCCGCCGATTCCTCCGCCACCGCCGCCGGCTCCAGCCTGTCGATCAAGCCCGATCCGCCCACTTGTGCTCCAGCTGATTCCGATCGAAACGCCAGTGATGCGTCGGCTTCGACCTCGCCGCTCAATTCGACGTCAGAGGACCGCCCCGTTTCAGCTCCGGCAGTGCTTTTAGCCAGCTCGGCCGCCGCGGCTCCGGCTACGTCGTTGGAATGCGATGCAGAAGATGATTGCGGAGTGGTGACGAAAGGGAATAAGTTCAGGCTGTATTACGAAGATGGCAAAGAGAGTACCGTGGTGGGTGGAAGTGGTGGTAGCACTGCTTGGAACGACGACGTTTTGAGGGGTGGAGGTGGCGGCGTCAGTGTCAGCTGGTGGGAGAGATCAGTGGGGAGGGGGAGGCGGAGAAGTGGGGAGATGGGATGGTGCAGGTGTCAGGATTTGACGGTGATTAACGGGAGCGTGGTGAGATTATGGGATGATGGACGTGGGTTCATGGCAATTGGTAGTTGAAAGGATGAGTAGGTAGGACGTAGGGCAGGGGATCATTAGAGGAGTACCGCCTAtgcaataatatatatatatatatatatatatatatatatatatatactgtgttagttttaatttaattaattgcgTTCATCAAGCTTTAAATGTACAGTTAATTAGTATGATGAAGcttttaattaatcaaattatgTGGAATTAATGATAAAAAATTGTgattgtcctctctctctctctctctctctctctctctagggagGGTGCTGGGGCTTAATGAAGTTTACTGAAATGTTTTGCATGTGAGCAcacgaaaaataaataaataaagttataataccataatatttcaaaatagaAATGTTATACTTACCTTTGAAATGTTATCTTTTTATTTACTCGTTCTTTTGTAAATATTATAATTCTTTCTATGATGTATTTAGTGGCCTAATTATTTCACACACAGTTGGTCCCAAATTCGaataaaggaggagggttgcgttagatAGCTGATAGACagtataaaatttgtcatatcactATAATAtaaatccttaccgaatatttgttggggcgttTCCTAcaagcgacgcgttgcacttgtatCACTCgatgtagcgaaaagtgggtgagggtgggTTAGGTCATCGTCCCAAAGTGACGTGTTGTGTCGGCACCTGGGTACAATGTCAAATATGCAAGGAttcttgcatcattctggacgtgcaCAAATAAAGAAATTAGTTCAGAAAATTAGGATTAGATTTACAACTTGAAATATATGAACACTTACaagtaaaaatatgaaaattatggACCCAATGATCAAAAAAAGAATTAATGTAATTTGCCTTTAAGAAACTAAGTGAGTGGAGAGGAAGTTAGAGAAActgataaatcaagatttaaactttggtacactagaaaagaataacataagaatgaagtaggaattattatagacaaaaacttaaaagatggCGTTGTTGATGTGAgttaggggatagaattataaaaatcaagatggtattaggacataCAAGACATAATGAATATCATTACTGCTTATGCTTCTCAAATCGACTTAGGAAAAAATATTAAgataaaattttgggaaaatatggatAGTTAAACAAGACAtatcagggactgagaaaatatttatataagaaaATCTGAATGGACACATAGGAAAGGATAATAAAAATCATGAGaagatacatagaggatatgaatatggagacaaaaatgtgTTAATTTTGGTGAAATCCCAAGCGGggtgtgaattggatatttaaaaacttAGATCAAACAATTTAACAATTATTTAACTGATTCGCAATCTTTATCAACTTTGAATCTAAAACATGTGCAATAATCACAATAATATAAATACAACCATACATGTGTGAAAATTTAAAGCGTGTAGGGTTAGAGAAGACGACACCGGGATTTATAAGGTTCGGTGATTCccgcctacatccctgcctcaagaCAATCGCTTGAGAATTTCCACTATCGACTCCTTCAACCAAGGCCAAGCTACCTTGTACAACACTTCTTCACTCGGGTAGATATATCCGTTACAACTCTCCTTCTAGGCAGAGAAACCTCTTCAAGCGATATACCCTCAATCGGCACAGTTCAAACTCGAGTCGCAAAATACTAAATGGAAATAAGGtttgttgttagctttggtgtattcccaaaaggggggtgaattgaaattttaaaatttatcacctatgTTAAACGAGATAGTTGTATAACACATCCTCGGGTGTTTCTAATCATACATCAATTGCGCAAATAATgttatgcggaaattaaatcatgcataacattcacaatataacatacatgtgcaataaatataaagtgaggaaatataaacagtgcacacatcatatattatcagggttcggccaactgtgcctacgtcctcgcctctaactcacaagctctaggattccactaaagctcacttaacgagtagagcgacactgattacaaccaggtcaattagcggggctgacctcaatctatACCTTACCAAGATTGTGCACCTAACTttttgattacgcgtcaaaactgcgtaattgggcatttaactcgggctttacggtttatatttttaattaaatgtccaaatttgttcaatattttaacaaagtgccaaaattattattcttgaactttattgcactatttatgaagttttggtaattttttgtcataggaaaaattcccgggaatcaaaaccgacacctgttcgtatttcatgcataacttttccgtccgagctccgatcgagacgattcatatttttggagaaagaggaaaagagcatctacaacttttgtgttttgagttttatgagatacgggcttCAGAAGAACAGAATTTGTAACGAAcagataattaaaaaaatgaaaaaatcaagttgccgggtcaacccgttgcaaacgggtcgggttgggtaattCGGATCATTAGGGCTGTCCTCCTCCTCCCCTTATTTAATctattcttcttctcttttcccaggtgtgccctgcgcaccactcttctcccctcttcttctccttcttcttcttcttcttcctcttattccttctctttcccttagcttttctctaTTCACTCTCTCGCAGCTTCTCTTCTGCTGTTCCTTCTTCCTTTCTTGCTATTTCTCTTACTTTTCTTCTCCCCTCTGCTCTTACCCTTTCCCCTGTTTCTCCATAGCAGCCCCTCTCTCCACACACAGCAGCTACTCCACTCTGCAACAGCAGCAACTGCAGCAGTTCTGCAGTCACCGCGAGCCACTATACCAGCAGCCCTCTGCACAGCACCTTTGCAACTCCACTGCCCAGCCAGCACCTTCGGCCAGCCCCTATTTCTCCAACACAAGCAGCCCTCTGCACAGCCCGAGCAGCCACCACCCAGGCTCCTCCAAACACAGCagcttctctctctttctctcttccagTTTTCTTCTTAACttttgattgttattattattgtcattgagtTTGGATGTTAATTTGCattgcaatttattaaagttttgattttttactttgattattgtttatggatttttgcttgaaatatttatttagttttttttctattgcagtattcagttatttatttatttctttcttttctttcaattaagtTTGTGTTAGATTTGTTTAATGTTTCAATTTAGTAGTTTAATATGGTGATGTCTAGCTTTGTCCTAAAATAATGTTTCAaagtattttgtttttttatttatcaaagtttggtttagttagggtccattttattttaagtttatatttttatcgcGCTCCGTATTGTTTGTGTGTTTTGaattctcgttgagtttgtgtttgcttttaaaatatgatgcttgatttaattttcgtagttttgttaagggttcgattttagtatgtgcgtttgtgtctaattgagtttccattatatgctttaattccatgatcaatgttgcCATTTTTAATGAGCGCGTGTTTCgttgtttccttaggtagattagagtttccattcttgcatgttttagttccatgtttagGTTTCCAATTATTATTAACACGTGAcccaatgtttccttaggtagacgtagggtttctattcttgttttcttttatttagtgcatgttagtttagggttttaaattgtgtgttatttaatttatcaaaagtgaaattgaaccatcttgaaaaacccgaatttgaaccaagttcagtgcatttttgttttcgattggacgaacgtaaactttgagattaaaatgcattccctgaggagacgatctagcccttgggtttaatattacatgatagaacccctatacttgggatagctttcgagctgctcattttttgagtgagtcaagtttttggcgccgtcgCCGCGCAAtgttgttcttagtctcaaatttgcgtttttcctgtcatctttattagttttaagaaaaaaaaatcaaaaaacaaaaaaagaaaaaaattttgagttttgaaaaatggctgcacttgcaccacgcacgataatggattttttgcagcttgaatatgccactgcatcctcttccactgttttgccttatgacgagcttaatttcatgatgcagcgcgggaggacgtcgttgctacccgagttttacgggatGGAATcagagtgcccttatcagcacctagcaaagtttgagttaacctgcaacatgtttttctctcatgctaaagctgacaaatctactagactgaatttatttcttactactttgtaggatagggcactaatttggtttcattccttgagaccgcactctatcattaattggactgatatggagcgtgaatttctgcatgcgttttgttcctcacagaaaactcaatttttgcaggaacagattcttaattttgtgcaacaggatgacAAGACATTTAAGGCTtactgggagcgattcaaggatctactaagcacttgtccacatcatgggttcgactcatagaggttagttgactgtttttatactgctcttacccctgattgcaagtgttttgttcagactatgtctaatggagagcccgtcagcgaggatccagatcaggtattatcattctttgattacttagctgacaatgtcccacagtgcaacacatgatacactcaagcacccatgactgcacatcctattagcacaattagtggtggtgatgcatatgaaccaccaaactgcccggatattcctccgcctcaataccagccaccacagatccctcagagctgtacgccgtcggaatttctggaggatagcataactcagatggcgaacatgctccagcagttcatgcaaactcaagtcgatcataataatgaattgcgggacaccattaatgcgataagcacacagttggacatcttagaaaacgaggaaacacttgcagaacttcagcctagttctcaagagtaccagcaaccgcaacaacaaatacatgatgtttctcttgagacagcagaggccaccatcaccttcagtagtgagaaagacgatccccaatctgaaatgctcatcaccGAGCAAATAGTTGTCCCGACAtcggaagttacggctgaaatagatgaattcaaagaaaaatcagaggaaacgagcccacaagcggagcagttagtttgtaaggagactgatactcatacggagtaccaacctatggtacctcatactccgagctcagaaaccatggaaccgtcatccccgcctgaatcagatgttaaggagcctagtgtggaagcagactcttgcagtggtatgatgatatgtacacccgataaagagggtgaccagtctggtgagcatataattttcaaagaaccaggtaaaacctttaatgttaatgcttctgaagaactgcaggtaattattcctatcactttctctcaaccgttagttcgtaaagaagcacatttcctggaaacaatattgaataaagaccctttcttatccacacacgagggtcgacctgcacacaaattgtttggtattttgacacgcattaattcatttgaggttgattttcgtgcaggtatgacgactgatcgattgtggcggctcaaatttggagaaccgccgatgcaatttatagacctgcggccatcagacaaaattcctccagagcctccgccaagacaattgtgatgtttttctttcccttattttccttttattttatcttattttatttttagttagttttcaggtctattttctcgtagttcgatctttgttttccattatttcgccactcaagtacgccttacttttcccgtgcacagtattttctatttcccctatgctttcacattgaggacaatgttccactttagttgggggggatgagcattcgcatgtgacactgtgcacgtacacgtaccgggtttttttttaaaaaaaataaaaataaaaaataaaaaaataaaaaaataaaatcaaaaagaaagagagaaagaaaggaggagtactgaaggattacattgcattatgtcatgcttaacactgactcatacctttcacatacttgcatataacttatgaatgacacacttaagtcaatcatgcatagttttctctttatatgatcttatgactccatgaagaatcgattggtagtacatttatgttaatttgactatataatttcctgtatttatacggcatctcacgaggctgaataaacacattcacgtgattcattgcacttagggtttcctgtgagcactgagagagcacccgtggcgactatgacacctttgtgagatattcttgagctatttatcgtccttttaagcgttaatatcaaatcagagttcatagaactcaattctctttttctggatgattccttgtacactagtctttatttttgatttgctagcctagaggtgacacctagtggggagatagaaacctaggtcttgtagcctactcaaaatgtgaaggccgagccacccctagagataaacttagttcatggacccctattcgagctcaattcccattgatggtatgaagattacaaaagaagtgttatattgtccttattgatcaagaaaagacagaaaatgaagaatgagcagaaaaaaaaaaaaaagaataagcaatacacatgcgcatgaaatgaaatgtcaatgccggcccaaatacatatcacaaaaagtcaaggacgacacatattttccacatatgaagatgcttcaaccggttaatgcctcagatgtattcacgacaagtttgtgagtaagttgatctagggtggtctcagttggatatggcgagtaggtgagaagatgctagggtgaaggacccgacacctcatagataggctagatcctttccagactagtccactccatatacttagcgttgttccttttaatatgtgggatgtttgatcgcgacactcctcctcacatatgatgagtgaacccattccttttgagtgttcttgagggtataccagttaggcaaagtcaaagcgaccgttctgtaggtgtccactggcgtcctaggtgtactgagtcacacacatcacacacacctcgagagtttacctatttatactcaaacttatatgcttgcattaactctgaatgtgccactgattaactttatgtgagtacactactctcaaatcacttataaacaatgaaacttacatgagtgacgtgctttggagtcgtgtgcattgaatatgaatgagcttgtgtgaaattcagttatgttcttgtatgtgaagtggtataattatgtctcatgtgcattgatttcatgatcaccggagtatatagttctagacaccaccctaagattcattcacgtcatttgctagagactagcaaaatgttagttggggggtgtgattacgcgtcaacactgcgtaattgggcgtttaacccgggctttacagtttatatttttaattaaatgtccaaatttgttcaatattttaacaaagtgccaaaattattattcttgaactttattgcactatttatgaagttttggtaatttttttgtcgcaggaaaaattcccgggaatcaaaaccaacacctgttcgtatttcatgcataacttttccgtccgagctccgatcgagacgattcatatttttggagaaagaggaaaagagcatctacaacttttgtgttttgagttttatgagatatgggctccagaaGAACAGAATTTGTAACGAAcagataattaaaaaaatgaaaaaatcaagttgccgggtcaacccgttgCAAACGGGTCAGGTTGGGTAATTCGGATCATTAGGGCTGTCCTCCTCCTCCCCTTATTTAATctattcttcttctcttttcccaggtgtgccctgcgcaccactcttctcccctcttcttctccttcttcttcttcttcttcctcttgttccttctctttcccttagcttttctctaTTCACTCTCTCGCAGCTTCTCTTCTGCTGTTCCTTCTTCCTTTCTTGCTATTTCTCTTACTTTTCTTCTCCCCTCTGCTCTTACCCTTTCCCCTGTTTCTCCATAGCAGCCCCTCTCTCCACACACAGCAGCTACTTCACTCTGCAACAGCAGCAACTGCAGCAGTTCTGCAGTCACCGCGAGCCACTATACCAGCAGCCCTCTGCACAGCACCTTTGCAACTCCACTGCCCAGCCAGCACCTTCGGCCAACCCCTGTTTCTCCAGCACAAGCAGCCCTCTGCACAGCCCGAGCAGCCACCACCCATGCTCCTCCAAACATAGCagcttctctctctttctctcttccagTTTTCTTCTTAACttttgattgttattattattgtcattgagtTTGGATGTTAATTTGCATTGTaatttattaaagttttgattttttactttgattattgtttagggatttttgcttgaaatatttatttagttttttttctattgcagtattcagttatttatttatttctttcttttctttcaattaagtTTGTGTTAGATTTGTTTAATGTTTCAATTTAGTAGTTTAATATGGTGATGTCTAGCTTTGTCCTAAAATAATGTTTAAAAGtattttggttttttatttatcaaagtttggtttagttagggtccattttatttaagtttatatttttatcgcGCTCCGTATTGTTTGTGTGTTTTGaattctcgttgagtttgtgtttgcttttaaaatatgatgcttgatttaattttcgtagttttgttaagggttcgattttagtatgtgcgtttgtgtctaattgagtttccattatatgctttaattccatgatcaatgttgccatttttaatgagcgcgtgtttcaatgtttccttaggtagattagagtttccattcttgcatgttttagttccatgtttagATTTCCAATtattattaacgcgtgtcccaatgtttccttaggtagacgtagggtttctattcttgttttcttttatttagtgcatgttagtttagggttttaaattgcgtgttatttaatttatcaaaagtgaaattgaaccatcttgaacaACCCGAAtttgaaccaagttcagtgcatttttgttttcgattggacgaacgtaaactttgagattaaaacgca
This window of the Malania oleifera isolate guangnan ecotype guangnan chromosome 6, ASM2987363v1, whole genome shotgun sequence genome carries:
- the LOC131158645 gene encoding uncharacterized protein LOC131158645, whose amino-acid sequence is MEFSPALEVSAVNYLCYGLTVVINNLWPCVAVIVAALSFWRIRFRAADSSATAAGSSLSIKPDPPTCAPADSDRNASDASASTSPLNSTSEDRPVSAPAVLLASSAAAAPATSLECDAEDDCGVVTKGNKFRLYYEDGKESTVVGGSGGSTAWNDDVLRGGGGGVSVSWWERSVGRGRRRSGEMGWCRCQDLTVINGSVVRLWDDGRGFMAIGS